Proteins co-encoded in one Gopherus evgoodei ecotype Sinaloan lineage chromosome 4, rGopEvg1_v1.p, whole genome shotgun sequence genomic window:
- the CLCF1 gene encoding cardiotrophin-like cytokine factor 1, with protein MLYVSGEISGDSWGIFAFLCAALWNLPAIPALNSTDEVGAGQSIQKTYDLTRYLEHQLRTLAGTYLNYLGPPFNEPDFNPPRMTRAEMVPSATVDFELWRSLNDNARLAANYRAYTHLLCYLRSMDGQVAKAELRKNLGHFCTSLQGLVVSIASVMSSLGYPLPSPLGSANPTWAQGPGSTSPHNDFLKKMDDFWLLKELQTWLWRSAKDFNRLKKKVPPAALMLRLEMRGF; from the exons ATGCTATATGTTTCTGGGGAGATTTCAG GAGATTCTTGGGGGATCTTTGCCTTCCTGTGTGCCGCACTCTGGAACCTGCCTGCGATCCCCGCCCTGAACAGCACAGACGAGGTGGGTGCCGGCCAGTCCATCCAGAAGACCTACGACCTCACCAGGTATCTGGAACACCAGCTGCGCACACTCGCCGGGACCTAT CTGAATTACCTTGGCCCACCCTTCAATGAGCCAGACTTCAACCCTCCCCGGATGACAAGGGCCGAGATGGTGCCCAGTGCCACTGTGGACTTTGAGTTGTGGCGCAGCCTGAATGACAATGCCCGGCTGGCAGCCAATTATCGGGCCTACACGCACCTGCTGTGCTACCTGCGCAGCATGGATGGGCAGGTGGCCAAGGCCGAGCTGCGCAAGAACCTGGGCCACTTCTGCACCAGCCTGCAGGGCCTGGTGGTGAGCATTGCCAGCGTCATGTCCTCTCTGGGCTACCCGCTGCCCAGCCCGCTGGGCAGTGCCAACCCCACCTGGGCCCAGGGGCCAGGCTCCACGAGCCCCCACAATGACTTCCTCAAGAAGATGGATGACTTCTGGCTGCTCAAGGAGCTGCAGACCTGGCTGTGGCGCTCCGCCAAGGACTTCAACCGCCTCAAGAAGAAGGtgccgcctgctgccctcatgCTGCGCCTCGAGATGCGGGGTTTctga